CGGCCGGCGATCTCGGCGGCACGCATGGCGATGTCGAGTGCCTGATGGGCGTGTGCAGGGTCGGTCGTCACGCGGGGGCATGCTACGCGCAAGCGCACGTCGCGCCGCGCTAGCCTTTCCCGCCGTGAGCGAGAGCGTCAACCTGATCTCCCCGCGCGGCTACTGCGCCGGCGTGGACCGCGCCATCGAGACCGTCGACCGGCTGCTCGAGGAGCGCGGCGCGCCCATCTACGTGCGCGGCGAGATCGTGCACAACCAGTACGTGGTGCGCACCCTGGCCGACAAGGGCGCGGTGTTCGTGGAGACCCCCGAAGAGGTTCCCGAGCGCAGCGTGATCGTGCTTTCGGCCCACGGCAGCGCGCCCGACATCTACGAGCGCTGCGCCGCCCGCGAGCTCGAGGTGATCGACGCCACCTGCCCGCTGGTGAGCAAGGTCCACGCCGAGGTGCGCCGCTACGCCGGCAAGGGCGCCACCGTGCTGCTGGTGGGCCACCAGGACCACGACGAGGTCATCGGCACCCGCGGCGAGGCGCCCGACCGGGTGATCGTGGTGGAAGATGTGCAGCAGGCCGAGGTCGTGGAGGTACCCGACCCCGACAACGTGGCGCTCACCACCCAGACCACCCTCTCGCTGGACGACACCGCCGAGATCATCGCGGTGCTCAAGCGCCGCTTCCCCGCGCTGCAGTCACCGGCATCGAGCGACATCTGCTACGCGACGCAGAACCGTCAGGACGCCGTGAAGGCGACGGTGGAGCAGGCCGACGCCGAACTGGTGCTGGTGGTGGGATCGCAGAATTCATCGAATTCGCAGCGCCTGGTGGAGGTTGCCCGGGCCGGTGGCGCGGAGAGCTACCTCATCGACGGCGTGGCCGATCTCGACCCCTCGTGGCTCGACAACCACCCCCGCGTGGCCCTTACCGCTGGGGCGTCCGCTCCCGAGGTGCTGGTGCGCGAGGTGCTGGATTACCTCGAGACCCGTGGTTATTCGCGCAAGGGCAACGAGGTCCCAACGGACGAGGGCGTGGTGTTCGCGCTCCCTCCGCAAGTACGCTAGGCCCATGCGTGGCCACATACTCATCGCGGCGCTCGCCGTGCTGGTGCCCACCGGCACGGCCCTGGCGGGCACGGCCGGCTGCACCGGTGGATCATGCGCGGTGACCCCCGGCGAGGCCACATGGGCCCGGGTGGCCACGGGCGTGCAGGGCGGCATCATCAAGTGGCCGCGCAACTCGCAGGGCGCCGAGCTGCTGCGCGTGGACCTCACCCGCCAGGAGCCCCTCGACGGCACGGCCACGGTGTGCGATGGCCGCCAGGAGGCCGCGGCGCGCTACCGCTGGAAGGACCAGTCGGTGACGTTCCGCAACGTCACGGCGGCAGGCACCGACTGCACCAAGGACGACCCTGTGCGCTTCCGGTGCACCACCACCACCATCCAGGGGCTCGCGCGCGCGCGCGACTGCACCAGCAGCAAGTGGCGCATCCTCACCTGGGGCGGCTACGTGCAGGGCAAGGGCGGGCAGTTCGAGCTGAGCGGCCCGCGCGCCTTCGCGCTGGTCGCGATGGCCCGCTCCGTGCGCTAGCCGGCGCGCTCCGTGCGCGGGCCGGCCCGCTCGGTGCGCCCGGTCCGCTAGCTCCGCAGCAGCAGGGGCCCGTCCACCGCCAAGTCGGACGGAATGCGTCCGTGCAGGTCGGCAGCGTCCTGGGCGAGGCGCGGGTCGATCTCGATCGGGAACGCGCTCGTGCCGTCAGCCCCGCGCGGCACCGTGGCGCCCTCGGCCTCGAGCCATCGGGCGGCGCGATGCACCATCGCCGCGCGGCAGGTGGCCGGTGAGTCCGGCCCGTCGGCGTTCTTCACCGGGGCGAAGCGCTCCTCGCGCGCCATCTCCACGGTGGCCGTGCGCGACGCCAGCGGCAGGGCGTCGAACATGAAGGCCTCGAACTTCACGGCGTTGGGCGCCTGCGGGTCGGGATCGTCCACCGTGGCCACGCGCTTGTCGGCGCGGTGGAAGGGCAGCGGCGCCTGCCCCGTGGCCAGACGCGTGGCGAATGCGCGATCGAGGCAGTGCACGCCGGTGGACCCGGCCCAGTAGAGAAGGTCGCCGGCCTCATCATGCGCGACCTCGAGATCGGCCGGCAGGTCGGTGTACTCCACCAGGGCGGTGCAGCCGTCCACCGATGCCATCACGCCCATGCGCTCCTCGGGCGCCACCTTGGCCACCACCAGCGTGCTCATCTCGGCGCGGGCCAGCAGGTGCGCGCCGATCAGCTCGGGGTCGGCCGGGCGCATGAGCGGGTTGTCCACCTGGAAGGTCATGATCACGTCGATGCCGCGCTCCTCGAGGTCGCCGAGAATCGCCGCATGGCCCATGGCGCGGAAGATGCCGCCGTGGCCGTCGGGCGACAGCGCCAGGCAGTCGGGGCTCTCGCGCAGGATGTCGCCGGTCACCGGATGCACCGCCGGCAGCATGCCCTGCACGAAGGTGGTCACCGACTCGGGCTGCAGCCCGAACAGCATCTGCTGCTCGAGGAACTCGCGCGTCTCGCGGTCATTCACATGGGACGTCATGAGCAGGAACGGCAGGTCGCAGCCGTAGCGGCGGCGCGTGGCCCCCACCCCGGCCGCGTGCACCTCGAACAGCGGGCAGTTGCTCACCGGACCGATGGGGAACATGCCCTTCGGGTGATCGAACCCCAGGCGGGTGCCCTGCCCGCCGGCGAGCAGCACCACGGCCACGCGGCCCTCGCGCAGCGCCTGCTCCCCTGCCTCGAACGCCTCGCGCCGACGCGCCAGGCCGGCATCGTCCACCGGCAGGCGGTCCACCTCGGCGGGGCCGATACTGCCCGTCGCATGCTCGGCGGGCTCGCGCACCAACTCGCGCACCAGCCGCTGCACCAGCGGAAGGTCGATGGATGCCACCTGCAAGAGCAGGGTGTTGGCCTGCTGCTCGGGAAGATCACGGATCGAGTCGGCCAGGCGCTGCTGCCCGGCCGACTCCAGCGCGTCGATCACCGCGTCGCTCACGCGGGCGTGAGGCAGACCTTGACCACGCCCTCTTCGCGCGACTGCATCTTGCGGTAGCCGTCGGCGGCGTCGTCCAGCGACAGCTCGGTGGTGAGCACCGGCGCCGGGTCGAGGCGACCGGCCTTCACCGCGTCGAGCAGCTCGGGGAAGTAAGCCGGCCCCGGCACCAGTCCGCCCGTGATCGTGATGTTGCGCAGGAACTGGTCGAACCAGTTGATCTCGGGCACGTTCTGCATGAAGTGGTCCATGCCGAGGCAGCCGATCGCCCCGCCGGCGCGCACGGTGGCGTGCGCGGCGGCCATCGACGACTTGCCGCTGATGCTGTCGATCACCACGTGGGCGCCCTCGCCATTGGTCATCTCCAGCACCTGCTCGCGGATCTCGTCGGTGTCACGGGAGGTCACCACGCCGGTGGCGCCCAGCTGGCGCGCCACCTCGAGGCGGTCCTCGTGGTGGCCCAACGCGATGATGTTAACGCCGTCCATCGCCTTGGCGCCGTGCACGCCGCACAGGCCCACGGCGCCATCGCCGATCACCACCACGTTGTACCCGGGCTTCATGCCGGCAGTGCGCAGGCCATGCCAGGCCGTGGACATCACGTCCACCAGGGGCAGCATGGTCTTCTGGCGGTCCATCCCCGAGAGCTCCTCGGGCATGGGGATGAGCGTGGTGGATGCCAGCGGCACGCGCACATACTCGCTCTGGCCGCCCTGCACCAGGCCGTCGTGCTGCCACGTGCGCGGTGCCCACCCGAAGAGCGACCAGGAGTTGCACGAGCTGTGCAGGTGCTCCGCACACATGGGGCACGTGCCGTCGAGGATGCTGCACGAGGCCAGCACGCGGTCGCCGGGGCGCAGGTTGGTCACCTCTGCGCCCACCTCCTCCACCGTGCCGATGAACTCGTGGCCAAGGCGCGAGCCGGGCTCGAAGCCAAAGGCCGATCCGGCGTTGAGGATGTGCAGGTCCGATCCGCAGATGCCGGCCATGGTCACCTTCACCAGTGCATCGGTCGGCCGCTCGATCGCGGCGTCCGGCACGTTGTCGACGCGGACGTCCTGGTCACCATGAAAGGTCAGGCCACGCATGTGTGATCTCCCCGGGTAGGCATGCGAACTGCGCCTAGTATCGCCCACGAGCCGCCGCAGGTGGCCTTCTTACGAACCACCCGGAGGATTTCCCGCATGGCCGCCACGCGCGTGTGCTTCGTCTGTCTCGGCAACATCTGCCGCAGCCCCACGGCAGAGGCCATCATGCGCCACCGCCTGCAGTACGACGATCTCGACGTGCACGTGAAGGTGGAGAGCGCGGGCACGGGCGACTGGCACGTAGGGCATCCGCCCGACGAGCGTGCGCGCGAGGAGGCCACCCGCCGGGGCATCGCCATGGAGGGCCTGGCGCAGCAGTTCACGGTGGCCGACTTCGACCGCTTCGACCTCATCCTCGCCATGGACTCCGCCAACCGCGGGGCCCTTCGCCGCATCGCCCCCACGCCCGAAGCCGCGGCCAAGGTGCACATGCTGCGCGAGTGGGACCCCCTGGCGGGCGACGAGCTCGACGTGCCCGACCCGTACTTCGGCGGGTCGCAGGGGTTCGTGGAGGTGTTCGACATGGTCGACCGCTCGGTGACGGGCCTGCTCGACCACATCGGATCCACCCGCGCCGACGGGTGAACGCGGACCTCACCACCGCCATCGAGCAGGCCACCGGGTCGACGGTGGCCACCACCTCGCGGGTGGGAGGTGGCTCTACCAGCACCGGCGTGGCCGTGACGCTCGCCACGGGTGAGCGCCTATTTGCCAAGCACACTTCGGGGGCGCCGCCAGGGCTGTTCCGCGGTGAGGCCGAGGGCCTGGCGTGGCTGGCCGAGCCCGGGTGCGTGCGGGTGCCCGCCATCATCGCGGTGGACGACGACTGGCTGGTGCTCGAGTGGATCGACGAGGGCCCGCGCAGCGCCGCCACCGACGAGGCCCTTGGCCGCGGCATCGCCCGCATGCACCGCGCAGGCGCCGACGCCTTCGGCACCCCGTGGCCGGGCTTCGCCGGGTCGGTGTCGGTGCCCAACGGCCCGCGCGACGACTGGCCCACGTTCCTGGCCGAGCAGCGCCTCATCCCCATCGCGAAGGCCGCCCGCCTTCCTGCGGACATGATGCGCCGCCTCGATGCCGTGATCGCCCGCCTGCCCAACCTGCTGGGCCCGCCCGAACCACCGAGCCGCTTGCATGGCGACCTCTGGGCCGGCAACCACATGACCGATGCGGAGGGCCGCCCGGTGCTCATCGACTGCGACCCCTACGGAGGCCACCGCGAGATCGATATCGGGATGATGCTGCTGTTCGGGGGCTTCGGCGACCGGGTGATCGCCGCCTACGACGAGGAGTTTCCGCTCGCCCCGGGCTGGCAGGACCGC
The sequence above is drawn from the Actinomycetota bacterium genome and encodes:
- the ispH gene encoding 4-hydroxy-3-methylbut-2-enyl diphosphate reductase, translating into MLRASARRAALAFPAVSESVNLISPRGYCAGVDRAIETVDRLLEERGAPIYVRGEIVHNQYVVRTLADKGAVFVETPEEVPERSVIVLSAHGSAPDIYERCAARELEVIDATCPLVSKVHAEVRRYAGKGATVLLVGHQDHDEVIGTRGEAPDRVIVVEDVQQAEVVEVPDPDNVALTTQTTLSLDDTAEIIAVLKRRFPALQSPASSDICYATQNRQDAVKATVEQADAELVLVVGSQNSSNSQRLVEVARAGGAESYLIDGVADLDPSWLDNHPRVALTAGASAPEVLVREVLDYLETRGYSRKGNEVPTDEGVVFALPPQVR
- a CDS encoding UDPGP type 1 family protein encodes the protein MPHARVSDAVIDALESAGQQRLADSIRDLPEQQANTLLLQVASIDLPLVQRLVRELVREPAEHATGSIGPAEVDRLPVDDAGLARRREAFEAGEQALREGRVAVVLLAGGQGTRLGFDHPKGMFPIGPVSNCPLFEVHAAGVGATRRRYGCDLPFLLMTSHVNDRETREFLEQQMLFGLQPESVTTFVQGMLPAVHPVTGDILRESPDCLALSPDGHGGIFRAMGHAAILGDLEERGIDVIMTFQVDNPLMRPADPELIGAHLLARAEMSTLVVAKVAPEERMGVMASVDGCTALVEYTDLPADLEVAHDEAGDLLYWAGSTGVHCLDRAFATRLATGQAPLPFHRADKRVATVDDPDPQAPNAVKFEAFMFDALPLASRTATVEMAREERFAPVKNADGPDSPATCRAAMVHRAARWLEAEGATVPRGADGTSAFPIEIDPRLAQDAADLHGRIPSDLAVDGPLLLRS
- a CDS encoding zinc-binding dehydrogenase, whose translation is MRGLTFHGDQDVRVDNVPDAAIERPTDALVKVTMAGICGSDLHILNAGSAFGFEPGSRLGHEFIGTVEEVGAEVTNLRPGDRVLASCSILDGTCPMCAEHLHSSCNSWSLFGWAPRTWQHDGLVQGGQSEYVRVPLASTTLIPMPEELSGMDRQKTMLPLVDVMSTAWHGLRTAGMKPGYNVVVIGDGAVGLCGVHGAKAMDGVNIIALGHHEDRLEVARQLGATGVVTSRDTDEIREQVLEMTNGEGAHVVIDSISGKSSMAAAHATVRAGGAIGCLGMDHFMQNVPEINWFDQFLRNITITGGLVPGPAYFPELLDAVKAGRLDPAPVLTTELSLDDAADGYRKMQSREEGVVKVCLTPA
- a CDS encoding low molecular weight phosphotyrosine protein phosphatase, coding for MAATRVCFVCLGNICRSPTAEAIMRHRLQYDDLDVHVKVESAGTGDWHVGHPPDERAREEATRRGIAMEGLAQQFTVADFDRFDLILAMDSANRGALRRIAPTPEAAAKVHMLREWDPLAGDELDVPDPYFGGSQGFVEVFDMVDRSVTGLLDHIGSTRADG
- a CDS encoding fructosamine kinase family protein; translation: MGPPGGRRARRARPVLRRVAGVRGGVRHGRPLGDGPARPHRIHPRRRVNADLTTAIEQATGSTVATTSRVGGGSTSTGVAVTLATGERLFAKHTSGAPPGLFRGEAEGLAWLAEPGCVRVPAIIAVDDDWLVLEWIDEGPRSAATDEALGRGIARMHRAGADAFGTPWPGFAGSVSVPNGPRDDWPTFLAEQRLIPIAKAARLPADMMRRLDAVIARLPNLLGPPEPPSRLHGDLWAGNHMTDAEGRPVLIDCDPYGGHREIDIGMMLLFGGFGDRVIAAYDEEFPLAPGWQDRVEINQLLPLLVHCAMLGSGWFARTNAVLRSIS